The genomic interval AAAGAAGTTTTTCCAATTGCTAAAATTTTTTTTCAAAAAAATCCTAATTTTTTTAGAAACACAAAAAATATTTTTTTTGAATACTACAAAAATAAATGGAAAATTTATAAATATAAATGAGTAAATAGATGAATTCACTGAATAGTTCTCAACGAGAAATTATAGAAACTATTAATGGTCCTATACTGGTTATTGCTGGAGCAGGATCAGGAAAAACTCGTGTTATTACACACCGTATTGTTCATATGATTCAAAATATAGGAATATCTTCTTCTGATATATTAGCTTTGACTTTTACCAAAAAAGCTGCTAAAGAAATGAAAACCCGTATTTTTAACATGATGATGAATCATACAGATTTTGATCAAATAACTTTAGGAACTTTTCATTCTGTATTTTCCAGCATTTTAAGAAAGGAATCTCATTGGTTAGGATTAAAATCAAATTATACTATTTATGATCATAAAGATTCAGAAAATGTTATCAAACAAATATTAAAAGAAATCAACATAGATATATCCTTAAATTATAAAGAGATAAGAAAGAGAATTTCTGAATATAAAAATAATTTATATTTATATAATAATAAAAAATATAAAGATAAAAAATTAGAATTTTTTCCCAAAATATATAAATCTTATACAAAACGTTGTTTTCAAGCAAATGCGTTAGATTTTGATGATATCTTACTTTATACCAATCATTTATTTTTTTATTTTCCAAACGTTCTTAAAACGTATCAAAAAAAATTTAAATATATATTAATTGATGAATATCAAGATACTAATTTATCTCAATATACGATCATAAAGAATCTAGTTTCTCAACATAAAAATCTTTTTGTAGTAGGAGATGACGCTCAAAGTATTTATGCTTTTCGTGGAGCTAATATTTCAAATATTTTGAATTTTAATCTTGATTATAATAATGCTAAAATTTTTAGACTCGAACAAAATTATCGTTCTACTAACCATATAGTGCAAGCCTCTAATAGCATTATTTCTTTTAATAAAAATCAAATTTTTAAAAAAATATGGACAAATAATGAAAAAGGAGAAAAAATAAAAATATATTGCGCTTCTTCTGATCTAGAAGAAGCGCAATATATTGCTTCTTATATTCTTTCAATAAAAAAGAAAACAAACTTACGATACGAAAATTTCGCTATTCTTTACAGAGCGAATATACAATCACATATTATCGAGTATTCACTAAGAAAAAAAAATATTCCATATCATATATATGGATCTATTTCATTCGAAAAACGAAAAAAGATTAGAGATTTTCTAGCTTATCTTAGAGTTATTGTGAATTCAAATGATGAAGAATCTTTATTGCGAATTATAAAAAAGAAAAACCAAAGAATCGTAAAAAATATATTAAGTTTATCTAAAAAAAAAGAGACTACAGTTTATAATATAATAAAAAATATTAAAGATTATCAATGTTTATTAAAAATAAGTAATAAAACAAAAAATAATTTTACAAGTTTAATTTTTACAATAGAAAAATTACGTGTAGAACAAAATAATGCATATATAATAGCAAAAAAAGTGATAAATCTTTTGTTAGAAGAAAACGATGATAATAAAAATGAAGATTTACAATACATACTTGATTATATATCTCAATATGTTAAAGAACAAGAAAAATTAAAAAAGAATGGAGATACAAGTTTGCTTGGTTTTTTACAATGTTTTTATTTGGAAATTGATGAAGATATCAATCATAAAAAAAATGAAAAAGATAAAGTTTCATTAATGACAGTTCATTTATCCAAAGGATTAGAATTTTCCATTGTTTTTATCGTAGGATTAGAAGAAAATTTGTTTCCATCAAAATCTAGTTTTGAAAATCAGTTCAAAATAGAGGAAGAACGTCGTTTATTTTATGTTGCCTTGACTCGAGCTCAAAAAAAAGCAGTTCTAACTTATGCAAAATATAGATTTATATGGGGAGAAAAAAAAAAAAATATTCCTAGTCGTTTTATTAATGAACTTAATCAAAGTTTTATTGATATAGAAAATCATAAATCAGAAAAATCAG from Blattabacterium cuenoti carries:
- a CDS encoding ATP-dependent helicase; translated protein: MNSLNSSQREIIETINGPILVIAGAGSGKTRVITHRIVHMIQNIGISSSDILALTFTKKAAKEMKTRIFNMMMNHTDFDQITLGTFHSVFSSILRKESHWLGLKSNYTIYDHKDSENVIKQILKEINIDISLNYKEIRKRISEYKNNLYLYNNKKYKDKKLEFFPKIYKSYTKRCFQANALDFDDILLYTNHLFFYFPNVLKTYQKKFKYILIDEYQDTNLSQYTIIKNLVSQHKNLFVVGDDAQSIYAFRGANISNILNFNLDYNNAKIFRLEQNYRSTNHIVQASNSIISFNKNQIFKKIWTNNEKGEKIKIYCASSDLEEAQYIASYILSIKKKTNLRYENFAILYRANIQSHIIEYSLRKKNIPYHIYGSISFEKRKKIRDFLAYLRVIVNSNDEESLLRIIKKKNQRIVKNILSLSKKKETTVYNIIKNIKDYQCLLKISNKTKNNFTSLIFTIEKLRVEQNNAYIIAKKVINLLLEENDDNKNEDLQYILDYISQYVKEQEKLKKNGDTSLLGFLQCFYLEIDEDINHKKNEKDKVSLMTVHLSKGLEFSIVFIVGLEENLFPSKSSFENQFKIEEERRLFYVALTRAQKKAVLTYAKYRFIWGEKKKNIPSRFINELNQSFIDIENHKSEKSEKDKINSLNHFNHEHEYSKHLEIQKGTKVFHKNFGAGTIVELQNKNQIALIKFQKSGEKRIFLKLDKLVIYS